From Solidesulfovibrio carbinoliphilus subsp. oakridgensis, the proteins below share one genomic window:
- a CDS encoding 4Fe-4S binding protein, with protein MSVSELFQEAYTGLKSLVIGLGVTGRAICQPGITVIYPREEVDNLASFRGHVELIGKDDAPDVPRCVACGACVKACPSNCLTVLCPVPAKEGDEAGAEAKMGPAPQKGCKSPAVVIVDFSLCSLCGQCAKTCPVDSLKFSDNPYMVAFDRKAFKIDLMARLRRLAHDEEQGKAEE; from the coding sequence ATGTCTGTTTCGGAGCTTTTCCAGGAAGCCTACACCGGGCTCAAAAGTCTGGTCATCGGCCTTGGCGTCACCGGCCGGGCCATCTGCCAGCCCGGCATCACGGTCATCTATCCCAGGGAAGAGGTTGACAACCTGGCCTCGTTCCGGGGCCATGTGGAGCTCATCGGCAAGGACGACGCCCCGGACGTGCCGCGCTGCGTGGCCTGCGGGGCCTGCGTCAAGGCCTGCCCGTCCAACTGCCTGACCGTCCTGTGTCCGGTTCCGGCCAAGGAAGGGGACGAGGCCGGGGCCGAGGCCAAGATGGGTCCGGCCCCCCAGAAGGGCTGCAAGAGCCCGGCCGTGGTCATCGTGGATTTCTCGCTGTGCAGCCTGTGCGGCCAATGCGCCAAGACCTGCCCGGTCGATTCGCTCAAGTTCTCGGACAATCCCTACATGGTGGCCTTTGACAGGAAGGCCTTCAAGATCGATCTGATGGCCCGCCTGCGCCGTCTGGCCCACGACGAGGAGCAGGGAAAGGCAGAAGAATAA
- a CDS encoding FAD-binding oxidoreductase — translation MDTALLPHLTRELGSRFFVAPEALATVATDDSGLVALPDAVFFPKTTREIVKLLRLADRYGFPVIPRGAGTGLSGGCLATGDGGVVVVTSTMDRILALDTENLIAVVEPGVVTKTLRDAAASVGLFYPPDPASLATCTLGGNAATNAGGPACVKYGVTRDYVLGLVAVLPDGDAVRAGVATRKGVVGYDLAGLFVGSEGTLGVITELTVKLIPHPREVRATAALFPDARTAVTAVAAIMASGVTPSAVELMDRACLGLVEELLPFALPGDEAALLLLEADGDPDTAARDIGRIEALCKDAGALALLPAPDAARREALWDIRRQTSTRIHESAPVYLSEDVVVPIARIPDLISELPGLGRRFGLGVFAFGHAGDGNIHVNITGGEGSRDRCASLARALIEIVLALGGTMSGEHGIGLAKKPFVAMELSPRSIALQQGIKAVFDPKGVMNPGKVLP, via the coding sequence GTGGACACCGCCCTCCTGCCGCACCTGACGCGTGAGCTGGGGTCGCGCTTTTTCGTGGCCCCGGAGGCGCTGGCCACCGTGGCCACGGACGATTCGGGGTTGGTCGCCCTGCCGGACGCCGTGTTTTTCCCGAAAACCACGCGCGAGATCGTAAAGCTCCTGCGGCTGGCCGACCGGTACGGTTTTCCGGTCATCCCGCGCGGGGCCGGCACGGGCCTGTCCGGCGGTTGCCTGGCCACCGGGGACGGGGGCGTGGTGGTCGTCACATCCACCATGGACCGCATCCTGGCCCTGGATACCGAAAACCTCATCGCCGTGGTCGAACCGGGCGTGGTGACCAAGACCTTGCGCGACGCCGCCGCCTCGGTCGGGCTCTTCTATCCGCCGGACCCGGCCAGCCTCGCCACCTGCACGCTCGGCGGCAACGCGGCCACCAACGCCGGCGGCCCGGCCTGCGTCAAATACGGCGTCACCCGGGACTACGTGCTCGGGCTTGTGGCCGTACTGCCGGACGGCGACGCGGTCCGGGCCGGGGTGGCCACGCGAAAGGGCGTGGTCGGCTACGATCTGGCCGGGCTTTTCGTCGGTTCGGAAGGGACGCTCGGCGTCATCACCGAACTGACGGTCAAGCTCATCCCCCACCCGCGCGAGGTCCGGGCCACGGCCGCCCTCTTTCCGGACGCCCGCACGGCCGTCACGGCCGTGGCCGCAATCATGGCCAGCGGCGTCACGCCTTCGGCCGTGGAACTCATGGATCGGGCCTGCCTCGGACTGGTGGAGGAACTTTTGCCGTTCGCGCTGCCCGGGGACGAGGCCGCGCTGCTGCTGCTGGAAGCCGACGGCGACCCGGACACGGCCGCCCGGGACATCGGCCGCATCGAAGCCCTCTGCAAGGACGCCGGGGCCCTGGCCCTCCTGCCGGCCCCGGACGCGGCCCGGCGCGAGGCCCTGTGGGACATCCGCCGCCAGACCTCGACCCGCATCCACGAGAGCGCGCCGGTCTACCTGTCCGAGGACGTGGTGGTGCCCATCGCCCGCATCCCGGACCTGATAAGCGAACTGCCCGGCCTTGGCCGGCGGTTCGGGCTTGGGGTCTTTGCCTTCGGCCACGCCGGGGACGGCAACATCCACGTCAACATCACGGGCGGCGAAGGCAGCCGGGACCGCTGCGCCTCCCTGGCCCGGGCCCTGATCGAGATCGTCCTGGCCCTTGGCGGCACCATGTCCGGCGAGCACGGCATCGGCCTCGCCAAAAAGCCCTTTGTCGCCATGGAGCTGTCGCCCCGCTCCATCGCCCTGCAACAGGGCATCAAGGCGGTGTTCGACCCCAAGGGTGTCATGAACCCGGGCAAGGTCCTGCCCTAA
- a CDS encoding amino acid ABC transporter permease codes for MDSFFEFAATRIIPALDAGLWTTILLIVPASLLGMAIGVTAGTARVYGPRPLIRVLDWYVAVFRGTPLVVQLYFWYFALPNVAVGDVRLVLPPMWAAIIGFALCSGAYQSEYIRGGLLSIKRGQLRAAQALGMTPLTTVTSVVLPQAFRRALPGCGNEIIYLIKYSSLASIITVNDLTGMGRSLAKSSFRNTEVFVVVGLYYLALVTVATFVLRAVEKKLEIPGFEGKKE; via the coding sequence ATGGACAGCTTTTTCGAATTCGCCGCCACCCGGATCATCCCGGCCCTGGATGCCGGGCTGTGGACGACCATCCTTCTTATCGTCCCGGCCTCGCTTCTGGGCATGGCCATCGGGGTTACGGCCGGCACGGCCCGGGTCTACGGCCCGCGGCCGCTCATCCGGGTCCTGGACTGGTACGTGGCCGTCTTTCGCGGCACCCCCCTCGTGGTGCAGCTCTATTTCTGGTACTTCGCCCTGCCCAACGTAGCCGTCGGCGACGTGCGGCTGGTGCTGCCCCCCATGTGGGCGGCCATCATCGGCTTTGCCCTCTGCAGCGGGGCCTACCAGTCGGAATACATCCGGGGCGGGCTCCTCTCCATCAAGCGCGGCCAGTTGCGGGCCGCCCAGGCCCTCGGCATGACGCCGCTGACCACCGTCACCTCGGTGGTCCTGCCCCAGGCCTTCCGCCGGGCCCTGCCCGGCTGTGGCAACGAGATCATCTACCTCATCAAGTATTCGTCCCTGGCCTCGATCATCACGGTCAACGACCTGACCGGCATGGGCCGCAGCCTGGCCAAGTCCTCGTTTCGCAACACCGAGGTCTTCGTCGTGGTCGGGCTCTACTACCTGGCCCTTGTCACCGTCGCCACCTTCGTCCTGCGGGCGGTGGAGAAAAAGCTCGAGATCCCCGGGTTCGAAGGCAAAAAGGAATAG
- a CDS encoding amino acid ABC transporter ATP-binding protein — protein MDEPVILRVENIVKTIGPHRILDDVSFSVKKGGLKVLIGPSGAGKSTLLSCINFLSPPDSGTISLDGQAVNGKSRRELLALRQQVGMIFQDFNLFDHLSALDNVRVALLKVKRMDRRAATARAMEELARVGLADKPSLYPAQLSGGQKQRVSVARALAMDPKVLLLDEPTSALDPELIGEVLTVIRDLADEGMTMVMATHQISFSASLADEFLFMEQGRIVERGSPALLLARDSGSRTQSFCAKLSELAGDASCELPS, from the coding sequence ATGGACGAGCCGGTCATCCTGCGTGTGGAAAACATCGTCAAAACCATCGGTCCCCACCGCATCCTGGACGATGTCTCCTTTTCGGTCAAAAAGGGCGGGCTCAAAGTCCTGATCGGGCCGTCCGGCGCGGGCAAGTCCACGCTCCTGTCCTGCATAAACTTCCTGTCCCCGCCGGACTCCGGGACCATCTCCCTGGACGGCCAGGCCGTGAACGGCAAAAGTCGGCGCGAGCTTCTGGCCCTTCGCCAGCAGGTGGGCATGATCTTCCAGGACTTCAACCTCTTCGACCACCTCTCGGCCCTGGATAACGTCCGGGTGGCCCTTTTGAAGGTCAAGAGGATGGACAGGCGGGCGGCCACGGCCCGGGCCATGGAGGAACTCGCCCGGGTTGGCCTGGCCGACAAGCCCTCGCTCTATCCGGCCCAGCTCTCCGGCGGCCAGAAGCAGCGGGTGTCCGTGGCCCGGGCCCTGGCCATGGACCCCAAGGTCCTGCTTCTCGACGAGCCGACCTCGGCCCTTGACCCGGAGCTTATCGGCGAGGTCCTGACCGTCATCCGCGATTTGGCCGACGAGGGCATGACCATGGTCATGGCCACCCACCAGATCAGCTTTTCCGCGTCCCTGGCCGACGAGTTCCTCTTCATGGAACAGGGCCGAATCGTGGAGCGCGGCTCCCCGGCCCTGCTCCTGGCCCGGGACTCGGGCAGCCGCACCCAGTCGTTTTGCGCCAAGCTCAGCGAACTGGCCGGCGACGCCTCGTGCGAGCTCCCTTCCTGA
- a CDS encoding amino acid ABC transporter permease, translated as MEGFLKAAQASWEALPYILGGLWWTAGLIFGAMALGLVLGIPLAISHVYGGRLARRAVAGYVWLFRGVPILVQLYLFYFGIMAYLSEIPALSFLPLSSGFFSAVVVLGLTSAAYQSQIFRGAIRGLPPGQLRAARALGMSDATAIRAIILPQALRLSIPAWSNEYSILLKDSALAFTIGVLEVMARTRSVAATTHQPLPLSILAGALFFFLTWAGIKALKRLEAKVRIPGYAHQGTL; from the coding sequence ATGGAAGGATTCCTCAAAGCCGCGCAGGCCTCCTGGGAGGCCCTGCCTTATATTCTCGGCGGCCTGTGGTGGACGGCCGGGCTCATTTTCGGGGCCATGGCCCTGGGGCTCGTGCTCGGCATTCCGCTGGCCATAAGCCACGTCTACGGCGGCCGGCTGGCCCGGCGGGCCGTGGCCGGCTATGTCTGGCTTTTTCGCGGCGTGCCGATCCTGGTCCAGCTCTACCTCTTTTATTTCGGCATCATGGCGTACTTAAGCGAGATCCCGGCCCTGTCCTTCCTACCGCTGTCTTCCGGCTTTTTCTCGGCCGTGGTGGTCCTTGGCCTGACCAGCGCCGCCTACCAGTCGCAGATTTTCCGGGGCGCCATCCGGGGCCTGCCGCCCGGGCAGCTGCGGGCCGCCAGGGCCCTCGGCATGAGCGACGCCACGGCCATCCGGGCCATCATCCTGCCCCAGGCCCTGCGCCTGTCCATCCCGGCCTGGTCCAACGAGTATTCCATCCTGCTCAAGGACTCCGCCCTGGCCTTCACCATCGGCGTCCTTGAAGTCATGGCCCGCACCCGGTCGGTGGCGGCCACCACCCACCAGCCGCTGCCCCTGTCCATCCTGGCCGGAGCACTTTTCTTCTTCCTGACCTGGGCCGGCATCAAGGCCCTCAAACGCCTCGAAGCCAAGGTGCGCATCCCCGGATACGCGCACCAGGGAACGTTGTAG
- a CDS encoding ABC transporter substrate-binding protein — MRKRLGLLLAALAVFVLCCGSLAAAEEKVYVNGIDFGFPPFGFVDKDGKPTGFDVESLDWIAKKMGFKVKHQPMDWDGIIPALLAKKIDIIASGMSATAERAQKVDFSIPYYEVTQVLVVPAKETATLPQLLTSGKKLGIQRGTVTAKLLEEMAAKPEYKFEAVPYDSTDLSMEDVKVGRIAGSGMDSTIAKELMKNPGFKIAGTFDADPEKYGYAMRKEDKEFQDKVNKGLKLLMADPHWAELKAKYGL, encoded by the coding sequence ATGCGCAAGCGTCTTGGCCTTCTTCTGGCCGCCCTGGCCGTCTTTGTCCTGTGCTGCGGCAGCCTGGCCGCGGCCGAGGAAAAAGTCTACGTCAACGGCATCGACTTCGGCTTCCCCCCCTTCGGCTTCGTGGACAAGGACGGCAAGCCCACGGGCTTCGATGTCGAGTCCCTGGACTGGATCGCCAAGAAAATGGGTTTTAAGGTCAAACACCAGCCCATGGACTGGGACGGCATCATCCCGGCCCTGCTGGCCAAAAAGATCGACATCATCGCCTCGGGCATGAGCGCCACGGCCGAACGCGCCCAGAAGGTCGACTTCTCCATCCCCTACTACGAGGTCACCCAGGTCCTGGTGGTGCCGGCCAAGGAAACCGCCACCCTGCCCCAGCTGTTGACCTCGGGCAAAAAGCTCGGCATCCAGCGCGGCACGGTCACGGCCAAGCTGCTCGAGGAGATGGCCGCCAAGCCCGAATACAAGTTCGAAGCCGTGCCCTACGACTCCACGGACCTGTCCATGGAGGACGTGAAGGTCGGCCGCATCGCGGGTTCCGGCATGGACAGCACCATTGCCAAGGAACTCATGAAGAACCCCGGCTTCAAGATCGCCGGCACCTTCGACGCCGACCCCGAGAAGTACGGCTACGCCATGCGCAAGGAAGACAAGGAATTCCAGGACAAGGTCAACAAGGGCTTAAAGCTCCTCATGGCCGACCCCCACTGGGCCGAACTCAAGGCCAAGTACGGCCTGTAA
- a CDS encoding diguanylate cyclase, whose product MEMPTCPARVLVVDDSPSHLAILTESLRSEFDVRVATSGAEALRLVDETPPDLILLDILMPDMDGYEVCRRLKADFATRNIPVIFLTAKNDVADETQGLAIGAVDYIIKPVTVPIVQARVRTHVELKRRGDLLETLSLRDGLTGIPNRRRFDDCLDRAWRQALRNDTPLSLVMADIDDFKAYNDTYGHLAGDDCLRAVARTLACVLKRPGDLAARFGGEEFAIVLEETGLGGALHLAEAMRGAVAALGLPHPGSRAAGVVTISLGVACAVPSPDQGPRALLCQADRQLYEAKLAGRNRVVGETVC is encoded by the coding sequence ATGGAAATGCCCACCTGCCCGGCCAGGGTGCTCGTCGTCGACGACTCGCCCTCCCACTTGGCCATCCTGACGGAATCGCTGCGCAGCGAATTCGACGTGCGCGTCGCCACCAGCGGCGCCGAGGCCCTGCGCCTCGTGGACGAGACCCCGCCGGACCTGATCCTCCTTGACATCCTCATGCCCGACATGGACGGCTACGAGGTCTGCCGGCGCCTCAAGGCCGACTTCGCCACCCGCAACATCCCGGTGATCTTTCTCACCGCCAAAAACGACGTGGCCGACGAGACCCAGGGCCTGGCCATCGGCGCGGTGGACTACATCATAAAGCCCGTCACCGTGCCCATTGTCCAGGCCCGGGTGCGGACCCACGTGGAACTCAAGCGCCGGGGCGACCTGCTCGAAACCCTGTCCCTGCGCGACGGCCTGACCGGCATCCCCAACCGCCGCCGCTTCGACGACTGCCTGGACCGGGCTTGGCGGCAGGCGCTTCGCAACGACACCCCGCTCTCCCTGGTCATGGCCGACATCGACGACTTCAAGGCCTACAACGACACCTACGGCCATCTGGCCGGGGACGACTGCCTGCGGGCCGTGGCCCGGACCCTCGCCTGCGTGCTCAAGCGCCCGGGCGACCTGGCCGCCCGGTTCGGCGGCGAGGAATTCGCCATCGTGCTCGAGGAAACGGGCCTTGGCGGGGCCCTGCATCTGGCCGAGGCCATGCGCGGGGCCGTTGCGGCGCTGGGGCTCCCGCACCCGGGCTCGCGGGCGGCCGGGGTGGTCACGATCTCGCTTGGCGTGGCCTGCGCCGTGCCCTCTCCGGACCAGGGGCCGCGGGCCCTCCTGTGCCAGGCCGACCGCCAACTCTACGAGGCCAAGCTGGCCGGCCGCAACCGGGTCGTTGGCGAGACGGTCTGCTAA
- a CDS encoding DMT family transporter encodes MTQIYLKLVGSAVLWGGTWVAGRILGRYMGPFSAAFLRFALASAFLVFLTRRLEGQVPRLTRHNVPWLLLLAATGIFAYNALFFAGLRTVPAGRAALIVASIPAVVALFSGLFFKESFSPAKLGGIVLSFCGVGLIVAGGDPAGLVRQGLSGGDLCIFGCVATWAAYTLAGKKAMERVAPYGAVTWSCILGAGMLLPPALALGLAHDVAAAGPAAWGCLLFFGILATGFGFSWYYEGVKAIGPTKAGVFINLVPVTAVFLGWLLLGEPLAPSLALGGGMVLGGVWLTNRRPRTLESR; translated from the coding sequence ATGACGCAGATCTACCTCAAACTGGTCGGCTCGGCCGTCTTGTGGGGCGGCACCTGGGTGGCCGGCCGGATTCTCGGCCGGTACATGGGCCCCTTTTCGGCGGCCTTTCTCCGCTTCGCCCTGGCCTCGGCCTTTCTGGTCTTTTTGACCCGGCGCCTGGAGGGGCAGGTGCCCCGACTCACCCGCCACAACGTTCCCTGGCTGCTCCTTTTGGCCGCGACCGGGATCTTCGCCTACAACGCGCTTTTTTTCGCCGGCCTGCGCACGGTCCCGGCTGGCCGGGCGGCCTTGATCGTGGCCTCGATCCCGGCGGTGGTGGCCCTTTTCTCCGGGCTTTTTTTCAAGGAATCCTTCTCTCCGGCCAAGCTCGGCGGCATCGTCCTGTCGTTTTGCGGGGTCGGGCTCATCGTGGCCGGGGGCGATCCGGCCGGCCTCGTGCGCCAGGGGCTTTCGGGCGGGGATCTGTGCATCTTCGGCTGCGTGGCCACCTGGGCCGCCTATACCCTGGCCGGCAAAAAGGCCATGGAACGCGTGGCGCCCTACGGCGCCGTGACCTGGTCGTGCATTCTCGGGGCCGGGATGCTCCTGCCGCCGGCTCTGGCCCTCGGCCTGGCGCACGACGTGGCCGCGGCCGGGCCGGCGGCCTGGGGTTGCCTGCTCTTTTTCGGCATCCTGGCCACGGGGTTCGGCTTTTCCTGGTATTACGAAGGGGTCAAGGCCATCGGCCCGACCAAGGCCGGGGTATTCATCAACCTCGTGCCCGTGACGGCCGTCTTTCTGGGCTGGCTGCTTCTTGGCGAACCCCTGGCCCCGTCCCTGGCCCTCGGGGGCGGGATGGTCCTTGGCGGGGTGTGGCTGACCAACCGGCGGCCCCGGACTTTGGAAAGCCGATAA
- a CDS encoding FAD-dependent oxidoreductase gives MEAMNFNFACDQPPPPSGASIGIIGAGPSGLAAAGYLSCLGHAVEVYDKMPKPGGLMLFGIPGHRIPRERIEAGTRRMARRYGVIFHTCTKICCSAPLFEEEGDHFATDVKSLGDMVKKHDAIMIATGSWRSRRLGVPGEDLAGVLSGLEFLFPIRAAHYCAPGVKAPDVAGKRVVVIGAGHSAVDVAHGAVALGAASVDLLYRRSRREAPCGALEIERLEAAGVRWRERAVPVRVLGEGTVAGLEFRHRRADGETLETLPADLVVAAIGEVATPPFAKELGLESVRKGEVRWLNMTAIENVFVAGDALTGPSKIGKAVYSGLRAARSLGNWLELKAQNRQTEFAGDELISREADRFPGGGFKDAPRSPGG, from the coding sequence ATGGAAGCCATGAATTTCAATTTCGCCTGCGACCAGCCGCCCCCGCCGAGCGGCGCCTCCATCGGCATCATCGGGGCCGGTCCGTCGGGCCTGGCCGCGGCCGGCTACCTCTCGTGCCTGGGGCACGCCGTGGAAGTCTACGACAAGATGCCAAAGCCCGGCGGGCTCATGCTGTTCGGCATCCCGGGCCACCGCATCCCCCGGGAGCGGATCGAGGCCGGCACCCGCCGCATGGCCCGCCGCTACGGCGTGATCTTCCACACCTGCACCAAGATCTGCTGCAGCGCGCCGCTGTTCGAGGAAGAGGGCGACCATTTCGCCACCGACGTCAAGAGTCTCGGCGACATGGTCAAAAAGCACGACGCCATCATGATCGCCACCGGGTCCTGGCGTTCCAGGCGGCTTGGCGTCCCGGGCGAGGACCTGGCCGGCGTGCTCTCGGGCCTGGAATTTCTTTTCCCCATCCGGGCGGCCCATTACTGCGCCCCGGGCGTCAAGGCCCCGGACGTGGCCGGCAAGCGGGTGGTGGTCATCGGGGCCGGGCACTCGGCCGTGGACGTGGCCCACGGCGCCGTGGCCCTTGGCGCGGCCTCGGTCGACCTCCTTTACCGCCGCAGCCGGCGCGAGGCCCCGTGTGGGGCACTGGAAATCGAACGCCTGGAGGCGGCGGGCGTCAGGTGGCGCGAGCGGGCCGTGCCGGTGCGGGTGCTCGGGGAGGGGACTGTGGCGGGCCTGGAGTTCCGGCACCGGCGGGCGGACGGCGAAACCCTCGAAACCTTGCCCGCCGACCTCGTGGTCGCGGCCATCGGCGAAGTGGCCACCCCGCCTTTCGCCAAGGAGCTCGGCCTCGAATCCGTGCGCAAGGGCGAGGTCCGGTGGCTCAACATGACGGCCATCGAAAACGTGTTCGTGGCCGGCGACGCCCTGACCGGGCCGAGCAAGATCGGCAAGGCCGTCTATTCCGGGTTGCGGGCGGCCCGGTCGCTCGGCAACTGGCTCGAACTCAAGGCCCAGAACCGCCAGACGGAATTTGCCGGCGACGAACTCATCAGCCGCGAGGCCGACCGGTTCCCGGGCGGCGGGTTCAAGGACGCGCCCCGGTCGCCCGGCGGCTGA
- a CDS encoding 4Fe-4S dicluster domain-containing protein produces MEDKTLYIDYSKCIGCETCEYVCRFVADMPRIHMIRAASGLMAPLYCRHCAEANCAKVCKRGAIKRDRDGAMVLQPMLCRGCESRQCMLACPYMAIFETDKGVMVVKCDLCAARRQLGQEPACAAMCPCGAIHYVSRDRIASLETPASREAEDRVLACLRPGRASGKGTDEPQKA; encoded by the coding sequence ATGGAAGACAAGACGCTTTATATCGATTATTCGAAGTGCATCGGCTGCGAGACCTGCGAATACGTGTGCCGGTTCGTGGCCGACATGCCGCGCATCCACATGATCCGGGCGGCCTCCGGGCTCATGGCCCCGCTCTACTGCCGCCACTGCGCCGAGGCCAACTGCGCTAAGGTCTGCAAGCGCGGGGCCATCAAGCGGGACCGGGACGGGGCCATGGTGCTCCAACCCATGCTTTGCCGGGGCTGCGAGTCCCGTCAGTGCATGCTGGCCTGCCCGTACATGGCCATCTTCGAGACCGACAAGGGGGTGATGGTGGTCAAGTGCGACCTGTGCGCCGCCCGCCGCCAGCTCGGCCAGGAGCCGGCCTGCGCGGCCATGTGTCCGTGCGGGGCCATCCACTACGTCTCCCGCGACCGGATCGCCTCCCTTGAAACCCCGGCCTCCCGCGAAGCCGAGGACCGGGTCCTGGCCTGCCTGCGCCCGGGCCGGGCCTCGGGCAAGGGGACCGACGAGCCTCAAAAGGCTTGA
- a CDS encoding tetratricopeptide repeat protein encodes MNTAHANDEAAAKAEALHQSALEALERKEFEAARQGFTQALAAFAALDDAVGQAMTQHNLGLASQESGDLPGAREWLEKSLAISEKEGLEGGITVTCHQLGVVAQLAGDYATAVTWYERALDLETKHDNTPGEAKTCHQMGLCANLQGDLEAAKVWYARAIALFEELGDTANAGKTKKLLDYLTDFERQGSHQGHDGPCGRAQ; translated from the coding sequence TTGAACACTGCTCACGCCAACGACGAGGCCGCGGCCAAGGCCGAGGCCCTGCACCAATCCGCTTTGGAAGCCCTGGAACGCAAGGAGTTCGAGGCCGCCCGGCAAGGCTTCACCCAGGCCCTGGCCGCCTTCGCCGCCCTGGACGACGCCGTGGGCCAGGCCATGACCCAGCACAACCTGGGCCTGGCCAGCCAGGAATCGGGCGACCTGCCCGGGGCCCGGGAGTGGCTGGAAAAGTCCCTGGCCATCAGCGAAAAGGAAGGCCTGGAGGGCGGCATCACCGTCACCTGCCACCAGCTCGGCGTGGTGGCCCAGCTGGCCGGCGACTACGCCACGGCCGTCACCTGGTACGAGCGGGCCCTGGACCTCGAGACCAAGCACGACAACACGCCGGGCGAGGCCAAGACCTGCCACCAGATGGGCCTTTGCGCCAATCTGCAAGGCGACCTCGAAGCCGCCAAGGTCTGGTACGCCCGGGCCATCGCCCTTTTCGAGGAGCTCGGCGATACGGCCAACGCCGGCAAGACGAAAAAACTCCTCGACTACCTGACCGACTTCGAGCGCCAAGGCAGCCACCAAGGCCACGACGGGCCGTGCGGCCGGGCCCAGTAG